aaaagcctccagagccttgcgcgccgcaatgctaggttcgcgcgccaaaatcgtgatcttaacttcaaaatcttctccgttatgacgccgcaccctgtgaccacccaatgcagtggagtcacatgatttccttttgccgtccaggtgttctttgattcgaatacatagtggtctagctgtttctcctatgtattcgtcaccacactgtacacagcaaatcatataaacaacacatgaactcatgcaatcaccctcgttgttatccgggcatattttacactccggtgtcgtgcaaatacgatcatataggcgattacgaatgagtatttgcttaaggttactAGGGGGAAGCTCCACGATGGTgacagattcttcaagtttagctttcctcagacaccgccgaatagcagcgctaacctcatcggaaataaatggtacacaaaagggtactttctccataccagatttatttcgggtttgtgctctttttgtgatagaccgcataggtgtgtagccgttactgaccgcaattttcctagcaagctcgatagattctcgtctttcttctcttccagtgCAAACGGAGGTGGCCGTGCGAAACATGTTTCGTACTACCGACCTTTTAACTTGTGTGGGATgggcagaaagaaagtgaactaagatatttttattactgggtTTTCGGTACCACTTTGTCCTgtgcgttctgtttgaaatatgcacttGGACGTTAAGGAAGGGTAACCATTCTCCTTTGGGCTTATCCCGAGTGAACTTTATGTACTCCGACTGCtcatttaaaatcttgaaacagtTGTCCATCTCTGCTTGAGACGAACAGACAAGGAAACAGTCGTCGATATATCGGCAATATAGCAAAGGTCGTGTTTCCCAAATCGGTGCCTCAATCTTAGCCATGAAAGCAATGGCGAGCGTTGGCGCCAACCGTTGTCCCATGGCAAGACCCCTGATTTGCGCAAAATAGTTGCCCGACCATCTAAAGACAGTGCATTTGAGACATTCCCTGAGAACAACCATCAACTGCTCCACGGAAAAGCCATACAT
This is a stretch of genomic DNA from Necator americanus strain Aroian chromosome II, whole genome shotgun sequence. It encodes these proteins:
- a CDS encoding hypothetical protein (NECATOR_CHRII.G6338.T1), coding for MSTSKSTQLPPSTATRLKTELPACPVLYLLIKTHKLNSDSELASEDPSTFKVRPIISCVGGPTDRIAWFLNVVLVQLLKFVPAHLTNTHMFLDHLKNTQFDNSCVMESFDVTALYTNVSNDSAMQAVFELLTEHQSSIHMYGFSVEQLMVVLRECLKCTVFRWSGNYFAQIRGLAMGQRLAPTLAIAFMAKIEAPIWETRPLLYCRYIDDCFLVCSSQAEMDNCFKILNEQSEYIKFTRDKPKGEWLPFLNVQVHISNRTHRTKWYRKPSNKNILVHFLSAHPTQVKRSVVRNMFRTATSVCTGREERRESIELARKIAVSNGYTPMRSITKRAQTRNKSGMEKVPFCVPFISDEVSAAIRRCLRKAKLEESVTIVELPPSNLKQILIRNRLYDRICTTPECKICPDNNEGDCMSSCVVYMICCVQCGDEYIGETARPLCIRIKEHLDGKRKSCDSTALGGHRVRRHNGEDFEVKITILAREPSIAARKALEAFWIHSKSPKMNRKEECLSITRELAPYLRLIFDCASHLTSGI